The following are from one region of the Alicyclobacillus fastidiosus genome:
- a CDS encoding transglutaminase-like domain-containing protein has protein sequence MRRFRHVKVLQRGAHALICAVWLYSFFPPIAQLGLLSGPKTFILPFAVLAFSMVFRWWWVRGLGALAAAFAYVAYYWRPTHTTFALSVVHMPGILLHQVLAAFVETSISEPLQTFLFVCGVTIVYWLVSYASARSRLWMFYNVLAIVVLAAIDGNTQVHPNGEIVVVVSLFLVVLGLNQLQRVSFFAVAGSKPGMRFYPSVLALVAIALVVGYATPKEPALWPNPLGKGPEGSGAGIQTIGYQLDNSHLGGSFVASDEQVLSVSSRYPTYLRGQTLSTYTGKGWTSAKLTDAQMSQQTVGHKITGVGTYTYHNLPTVVFNQTITLDSDSVSTRALLGGYRVDDVRKLPGTYQGHFAVDTAQGNIQAPNLQSGQSYEVETEELRDPYTILMKDDTPVSSVKAQVPSDIAQNDLQLPSELPRDVGQLAQHIVGQSGAKTEYAAVMAIVQYLQANYTYQTTGVPVPGAHQDYVEQFLFSSKVGYCNNFSSAAAVMLRTLGVPTRWVTGFAAGSQDFSDAASTNKYIITNDDAHSWVEVYFPAYGWIPFDPTPNFQMPFAAGKEAASTTPASPSAPTPQKAQPPARQPASPPASAGGGGTTTFWSQAQLIHVALWVLCGCLLAAAIALLVWRTKWTLYRLERLWQKEPRRAFARAYGLLWRRLRRRHRIDRAATLRELWPFAFGAGIAQAEYKAWVQAAERVLYGGEPLDGEAATAMRQTTMKWLRLMDQSKRRHKSPIDDIDPTR, from the coding sequence GTGCGTCGATTTCGGCACGTTAAAGTTTTGCAGCGAGGCGCCCACGCCCTGATTTGTGCGGTGTGGCTCTATAGTTTCTTCCCGCCCATCGCTCAGCTTGGGCTGCTGAGCGGGCCGAAGACGTTTATCCTACCGTTCGCTGTGCTAGCCTTCAGCATGGTGTTTCGATGGTGGTGGGTACGCGGATTGGGCGCACTTGCGGCGGCCTTTGCATATGTCGCCTATTATTGGCGCCCCACTCACACGACGTTCGCCCTTTCGGTCGTACACATGCCAGGTATTCTGTTGCACCAAGTGCTAGCGGCTTTCGTAGAGACTTCGATTTCCGAACCGCTGCAGACGTTCCTGTTCGTCTGTGGTGTGACGATCGTCTACTGGCTCGTCTCCTACGCCAGCGCCCGCTCTCGCCTCTGGATGTTCTACAACGTTCTCGCCATCGTCGTGCTAGCCGCGATCGACGGGAATACACAAGTGCATCCAAACGGTGAGATCGTGGTGGTCGTCTCGCTCTTCCTCGTGGTGCTGGGCCTCAACCAGTTGCAGCGCGTGAGTTTTTTCGCGGTCGCTGGTTCCAAACCCGGGATGCGCTTTTACCCGTCCGTACTCGCGCTGGTGGCCATCGCGCTCGTGGTCGGTTATGCCACGCCAAAAGAGCCAGCCTTGTGGCCCAATCCGTTGGGCAAGGGGCCAGAGGGCAGTGGGGCAGGCATCCAGACCATCGGCTATCAATTGGACAACAGCCACCTCGGCGGTTCGTTCGTTGCCAGCGACGAGCAGGTTTTGAGTGTGAGCAGCCGTTACCCGACGTATTTGCGCGGGCAGACGCTCTCGACGTATACGGGCAAGGGGTGGACATCGGCCAAGCTCACCGACGCGCAGATGTCGCAGCAGACGGTGGGGCACAAAATCACAGGCGTAGGCACCTACACCTATCACAATCTACCGACGGTTGTATTCAACCAGACCATCACCCTCGACTCGGACAGCGTCAGCACAAGAGCCCTACTTGGCGGCTACAGAGTGGACGACGTGCGGAAACTGCCAGGTACCTATCAGGGCCACTTCGCGGTTGATACCGCACAGGGGAACATTCAGGCACCGAACCTGCAAAGTGGGCAGTCGTACGAGGTCGAGACAGAAGAGTTGCGGGATCCATACACCATCTTGATGAAGGACGACACGCCAGTCTCCAGCGTGAAGGCGCAAGTGCCAAGCGACATCGCACAGAACGACTTGCAGTTGCCCTCGGAATTGCCGCGTGACGTCGGCCAACTCGCACAGCATATCGTCGGACAAAGTGGCGCGAAGACCGAATACGCGGCAGTGATGGCCATCGTCCAGTATCTGCAGGCCAATTATACGTACCAGACCACCGGTGTACCTGTTCCGGGGGCGCACCAGGATTACGTAGAACAGTTCCTCTTTTCGAGCAAAGTGGGCTATTGCAACAACTTCTCCTCGGCGGCGGCGGTGATGCTTCGCACCCTTGGCGTGCCGACGCGGTGGGTAACAGGGTTTGCGGCGGGATCGCAAGATTTTAGCGACGCGGCGAGCACCAACAAGTACATCATCACCAACGACGACGCGCACTCGTGGGTAGAAGTCTACTTCCCAGCCTACGGGTGGATCCCGTTCGATCCGACGCCGAACTTTCAAATGCCCTTTGCAGCCGGAAAGGAAGCCGCTTCGACCACGCCAGCTTCGCCGAGCGCGCCGACGCCGCAAAAGGCACAGCCCCCTGCGCGGCAACCAGCCTCACCGCCGGCCAGCGCGGGCGGGGGTGGCACGACAACGTTCTGGTCGCAAGCGCAGCTGATCCACGTAGCGCTGTGGGTCCTTTGTGGGTGTCTCCTGGCTGCTGCAATAGCGCTCTTGGTGTGGCGGACGAAGTGGACCTTGTACCGCTTGGAGCGGCTGTGGCAAAAAGAACCGAGACGGGCGTTTGCACGGGCGTATGGCCTATTGTGGCGGAGGCTTCGACGGCGGCACCGGATCGACCGCGCGGCGACGCTTCGCGAGTTGTGGCCGTTCGCCTTCGGTGCCGGCATCGCGCAGGCGGAGTACAAGGCGTGGGTGCAGGCGGCCGAACGCGTGCTATATGGTGGAGAACCCCTCGATGGCGAAGCCGCCACGGCGATGCGTCAGACCACGATGAAGTGGCTGCGGCTCATGGATCAGTCAAAAAGACGACACAAATCTCCAATTGACGACATAGACCCGACTAGGTAG
- a CDS encoding DUF58 domain-containing protein yields the protein MRLRVGLTASFTGLSMVGLFIFGMVTGGFFAWFLFYFGLVIAIYEWATLFSSFARMRVQRQLSSHRLTAGQNLSVRVAIAHKSLWPLFWVRIHEGLPTRWLFQTSGLDKIHVPLWRRETQYTYTVRSLPRGVYQIGHTTVETGDLLGFVRIGRKFEYSERVVVYPKVVPVRGWSGHAPDEYGERQPTNRRSEESSNVIGVREFVQGDRISRIHWPMTARRGTLLAKEFELHVTSEFKFIPDNTATSYASEAQAAKFDLAMSITASLMRYAYDNHRKFGMVVPVQPHLSFPTGLDSALLNRCMESLAAMQPNSPRDILSFLRRISDESTRGTVFVVISPRLDKDMAVALSHLKRQGSVQLFVPVTRDRLTEEEHVGYERLLASGAQVYLIRNADQLSFLRRGGASGASISAR from the coding sequence ATGCGTCTGCGAGTCGGACTCACGGCTAGCTTCACGGGCCTCTCGATGGTGGGCCTGTTTATCTTCGGGATGGTGACAGGCGGTTTTTTTGCCTGGTTTCTCTTTTACTTCGGTCTCGTCATCGCCATCTACGAGTGGGCGACCCTGTTTTCCTCGTTCGCGCGCATGCGCGTACAACGGCAACTGTCGTCGCACCGATTGACGGCTGGTCAGAATTTGAGCGTTCGCGTCGCCATTGCGCACAAGTCCCTTTGGCCCCTGTTTTGGGTGCGGATTCACGAAGGGTTGCCGACGAGGTGGCTGTTTCAAACCTCGGGTTTGGATAAAATCCACGTGCCTTTGTGGCGACGCGAAACCCAGTATACATACACCGTGAGAAGTCTGCCTCGCGGCGTGTATCAGATCGGCCACACGACTGTGGAGACTGGAGACCTTCTCGGTTTTGTCCGCATCGGTCGCAAATTTGAGTACAGCGAGCGAGTGGTTGTCTATCCCAAGGTGGTCCCAGTTCGTGGATGGTCCGGACACGCGCCAGACGAATATGGTGAGCGCCAGCCGACGAATCGCAGAAGTGAAGAGTCGAGCAACGTCATTGGCGTGCGTGAATTCGTCCAAGGGGATAGGATCAGTCGAATTCACTGGCCGATGACCGCCAGGCGGGGCACCCTCCTGGCCAAGGAATTCGAGCTCCATGTGACGTCCGAGTTCAAGTTTATCCCGGACAACACCGCGACCTCGTACGCGTCCGAGGCGCAGGCGGCGAAGTTCGATTTGGCCATGTCGATCACGGCGTCGCTTATGCGCTACGCCTACGACAATCACCGCAAGTTCGGCATGGTGGTACCTGTGCAGCCGCACTTGTCCTTTCCAACCGGACTCGACTCGGCCCTATTGAACCGGTGCATGGAGTCACTCGCCGCGATGCAGCCGAACAGCCCGCGTGACATCTTGTCCTTTCTGCGCCGCATTAGCGACGAATCGACGCGTGGAACGGTGTTTGTGGTGATCTCGCCGCGGCTCGACAAGGATATGGCGGTGGCCTTGTCTCATCTAAAACGCCAGGGCAGCGTTCAGCTGTTCGTTCCGGTGACTCGGGACAGATTGACAGAGGAGGAGCACGTCGGCTACGAGCGCCTGTTGGCGTCGGGCGCGCAGGTGTATCTCATTCGCAATGCGGATCAACTGTCTTTTCTGCGCAGAGGAGGTGCGTCCGGTGCGTCGATTTCGGCACGTTAA
- a CDS encoding MoxR family ATPase, which translates to MTEIATNIQFDRWHPQVKPVVQNIQKVIVGKDDVIRLVLTALLAGGHCLIEDVPGVGKTMLVRATAKTLGCHFRRIQFTPDLLPSDVTGVSIYNQKTQSFEFRHGPIFGQVVLADEINRTSPKTQSALLQALEEQTVTADGETYDLPAPFFVLATENPIEFEGTFPLPEAQLDRFLLKFQMGYPSAQEELHILQGQQKQHPIEEIGAVIEPKTIVEWRRQVRDIHVDEEIQKYVVELVQRTRDHVDVYLGASPRASLALFRAAQASAFLANRSYVIPDDVRFLAPYVLGHRLLLTADARLSGLSVRAVVQQLLDSVPVPAAQGAFR; encoded by the coding sequence GTGACAGAGATTGCGACGAATATTCAATTTGACCGTTGGCACCCCCAAGTTAAACCCGTCGTTCAAAACATTCAAAAGGTTATCGTCGGCAAGGATGACGTCATTCGACTCGTTCTGACAGCGCTTTTGGCCGGTGGCCACTGTCTCATTGAGGACGTGCCCGGTGTAGGCAAGACCATGTTGGTACGGGCGACCGCCAAGACGCTCGGCTGTCATTTTCGGCGGATTCAGTTCACACCCGACTTACTGCCGTCTGATGTCACAGGCGTATCGATTTATAACCAGAAAACACAGTCGTTTGAGTTCCGCCACGGCCCGATCTTTGGACAAGTCGTCTTGGCCGACGAGATCAACCGCACGTCGCCGAAGACGCAATCGGCGCTCCTGCAGGCGCTCGAGGAACAAACGGTGACCGCCGATGGAGAGACGTACGATTTACCAGCGCCGTTCTTCGTCCTCGCCACGGAGAATCCGATCGAATTCGAAGGCACGTTTCCGCTTCCGGAGGCCCAACTGGACCGGTTCCTGTTGAAATTTCAGATGGGGTATCCGAGTGCACAAGAGGAATTGCACATTCTCCAAGGGCAGCAAAAGCAGCATCCCATCGAGGAAATCGGCGCCGTGATCGAGCCGAAGACCATCGTCGAGTGGCGCCGACAGGTGCGCGACATACACGTGGACGAGGAGATTCAAAAATACGTAGTCGAACTCGTCCAACGGACGCGGGATCACGTGGACGTCTATCTCGGCGCCAGCCCGCGCGCGAGTTTGGCGCTGTTTCGCGCGGCCCAGGCTTCAGCCTTCCTCGCGAATCGGAGTTATGTGATCCCTGATGACGTGCGCTTCTTGGCGCCGTACGTACTTGGACACCGACTGTTGTTGACCGCCGACGCCCGCTTGTCAGGTCTCAGTGTGCGCGCAGTCGTCCAGCAGTTGCTCGACTCGGTGCCTGTCCCCGCGGCGCAAGGAGCCTTCCGCTAA
- a CDS encoding L,D-transpeptidase — MADYRIIVDLSQRKLHLLNGNTVVKSYPVGIGRILTQTPLGEYTIVNREKDPGGPYGAYWLGLSRPHYGIHGTNNPASVGKRVSHGCIRMYNQDVMDLQSRVTLGTRVTIRQ; from the coding sequence ATGGCGGACTATCGGATCATCGTGGATTTGTCGCAGAGAAAATTGCATCTCTTGAACGGCAACACCGTCGTCAAGAGCTACCCGGTTGGCATCGGCCGCATCCTCACGCAAACGCCGCTTGGCGAATACACCATTGTCAATCGCGAAAAAGACCCTGGAGGCCCCTATGGTGCGTATTGGCTCGGGCTGTCACGCCCCCACTACGGCATACACGGCACGAACAATCCCGCGAGCGTCGGCAAGCGCGTCTCGCACGGCTGTATCAGGATGTATAACCAGGACGTGATGGATTTGCAATCGCGCGTCACGCTTGGCACTCGTGTCACCATCCGGCAGTAA
- a CDS encoding L,D-transpeptidase has protein sequence MKRQPTPELEYDGVVATSAAKGVELSFNHPVASMTWVLDGKTQQTLVRKPASKVWIPASLPQGTAYHIVLRRAAGPGTTPWTKATAVDGATAPPLTVTTDPGIWQFDVPADGPFTFTFSAPIANRAQLAQDIQFSPSVAGQIDWTSDTTAQFIPAKALSPAETVHMTIEGGVAGPVSTRGQYLANQTIERPFIVASNERIVVTETLPETLTLYRNGKPLLKSLCNTGVTGATTQPGQYYIHSMVQSATMSGVDPDGETYHIPNVPWVMGLVGNTAIHGYPRASYGYPQSNGCVELPIETAKKLYRLVQVGTPVAIEK, from the coding sequence ATGAAGCGACAGCCTACCCCAGAGCTCGAATACGACGGCGTCGTCGCCACCAGCGCTGCCAAAGGTGTGGAACTCTCCTTTAACCACCCAGTGGCGAGCATGACTTGGGTGTTGGATGGGAAGACGCAGCAAACGCTTGTCCGAAAGCCTGCGAGTAAGGTCTGGATCCCTGCATCGCTGCCACAAGGTACAGCCTATCACATCGTACTGAGACGTGCAGCGGGGCCTGGGACCACCCCATGGACGAAGGCGACCGCGGTGGACGGCGCGACTGCCCCACCGCTTACCGTCACGACGGACCCGGGGATCTGGCAGTTCGACGTCCCTGCAGACGGTCCGTTTACGTTTACGTTCAGTGCCCCGATAGCCAACCGGGCGCAGTTGGCCCAAGACATTCAGTTTTCGCCGTCGGTGGCCGGGCAGATCGATTGGACGAGCGATACGACCGCACAGTTCATCCCCGCCAAGGCCTTGTCGCCGGCAGAGACGGTTCATATGACCATCGAAGGCGGCGTAGCGGGCCCTGTGAGTACACGTGGGCAATACTTGGCGAACCAGACTATCGAGCGGCCGTTTATCGTCGCGAGTAATGAACGCATCGTCGTGACCGAGACGCTGCCTGAGACGTTGACGCTGTACCGCAATGGGAAGCCGCTCCTGAAATCTTTGTGCAATACGGGAGTCACTGGTGCAACCACGCAGCCTGGGCAGTACTACATTCATTCGATGGTGCAGTCGGCGACGATGAGCGGGGTCGATCCCGACGGCGAGACTTACCACATCCCCAATGTGCCATGGGTCATGGGTTTGGTCGGGAACACGGCCATTCACGGGTATCCGCGGGCGTCGTACGGATATCCCCAGAGCAATGGATGCGTCGAATTGCCGATTGAGACGGCAAAGAAACTCTATCGGCTCGTGCAGGTTGGAACGCCCGTGGCTATTGAAAAATAA
- a CDS encoding DUF1653 domain-containing protein, with product MTPEQRLQTVRPGQQFLHYKGGLYTFHSIGRHSETEEWFVIYATQAGDIWIRPYDMFFETVEVDGKCVPRFQAVEE from the coding sequence ATGACACCTGAGCAACGATTGCAGACCGTTCGGCCTGGCCAACAGTTTTTGCACTACAAAGGCGGCCTGTACACGTTTCACAGCATCGGTCGTCACAGCGAAACAGAGGAATGGTTCGTCATCTACGCGACACAGGCCGGCGACATCTGGATCCGCCCCTACGACATGTTTTTTGAAACGGTCGAAGTCGACGGAAAGTGCGTCCCTAGGTTTCAGGCAGTAGAGGAATAG
- a CDS encoding glycoside hydrolase family 15 protein encodes MRDQVQQVLDTLRQANGLYVASPSNTYHYVWVRDSCYIALSELERDNGRFERTYHSLFDIFRKYMWKLEYHAQHRPREAFEYIHPRYSANLLEEVREPWGNAQNDAIGAFLFGVGEGLRRKKNLVRDEQDWRVLSLFVRYLTTLEYWHDADNGVWEENREVHASSIGACVAGLLAVRPFVDVPWEPIQQGLSSLYLTLPRESVSKDVDLALLSLIYPYQLLPVGLAEVIVERVEAALLRTHGVLRYPGDKYYSEDGREAEWCMGFSWLGICHALLGHHDKAAEYLERSQEVMTAAHEIPELYRPVSKTPNENTPLGWSHAMWLILYDMLHRDGRTSTAD; translated from the coding sequence ATGCGGGACCAAGTGCAGCAGGTTCTAGATACATTGCGGCAGGCAAATGGCCTTTACGTAGCAAGCCCTTCAAACACGTATCACTATGTTTGGGTTCGAGACAGTTGTTATATCGCGTTGTCCGAATTGGAGCGCGACAACGGGAGATTCGAACGCACCTATCACAGCTTGTTCGACATCTTCCGCAAGTACATGTGGAAGTTGGAATACCACGCACAGCATCGCCCACGAGAGGCGTTTGAGTACATCCACCCGCGCTATAGCGCAAACTTGCTGGAAGAAGTTCGCGAACCGTGGGGCAACGCGCAAAACGACGCCATTGGAGCGTTTCTATTCGGCGTGGGCGAGGGGTTGCGGCGCAAGAAGAACTTGGTGCGCGACGAGCAAGACTGGCGGGTTCTCTCGCTCTTCGTTCGCTATTTGACGACACTTGAATACTGGCACGACGCAGACAACGGCGTTTGGGAAGAGAACCGAGAGGTGCATGCGAGCAGCATCGGTGCGTGCGTCGCAGGCCTGCTGGCGGTGCGCCCGTTTGTCGACGTGCCGTGGGAACCGATTCAGCAGGGCCTCAGCTCGCTCTACCTCACACTCCCTCGCGAAAGCGTTTCCAAAGACGTCGATTTGGCCTTGCTCAGCCTGATTTACCCGTATCAGCTCTTGCCTGTTGGACTGGCGGAGGTGATCGTCGAGCGAGTCGAGGCGGCCTTGTTGCGGACGCATGGCGTCCTTCGCTACCCGGGAGACAAGTATTACAGTGAGGATGGACGCGAAGCCGAGTGGTGTATGGGATTCTCTTGGCTGGGCATCTGTCATGCCCTGCTTGGGCACCACGACAAGGCAGCGGAGTATTTGGAGCGCTCGCAGGAGGTCATGACGGCTGCGCACGAGATCCCCGAACTCTATCGGCCAGTCAGCAAAACGCCGAACGAGAATACACCACTTGGCTGGTCACATGCGATGTGGCTGATCTTGTACGATATGCTACACCGCGACGGACGGACATCGACCGCAGATTGA
- a CDS encoding nucleotidyltransferase family protein: MKAVIMAGGKGTRLQPLTRLLPKPMLQLLDRPTLEYIVELLAKHDFHDITMTVCYMADAIRNYFADGSAWSVHIRYQDELVPLGTAGGVRALHSHLDDTFIVMSGDGLTDFDLSAAMHAHRRGGAVATLLLTRVECPLGYGVVEIDVNGRITGFVEKPQTFERDRTYLVNTGIYILEPSIFQWIPADRPYDFGRELFPLLLEQGVAMQGYVSAGYWSDVGTLQQYYQTQIDMLNGRVKVNLPVEVASVR, encoded by the coding sequence ATGAAAGCTGTCATCATGGCGGGGGGAAAGGGAACCCGATTACAACCTTTGACGAGGCTACTGCCCAAACCCATGCTGCAACTACTAGACCGTCCCACGCTGGAGTACATCGTGGAGTTACTGGCGAAGCACGACTTTCACGACATTACCATGACGGTCTGCTATATGGCAGATGCCATTCGGAACTACTTCGCTGACGGCAGTGCATGGAGTGTCCACATTCGCTACCAGGATGAACTCGTCCCCTTGGGCACTGCTGGAGGAGTTCGTGCCTTACACAGTCATCTCGATGACACATTTATCGTGATGAGTGGTGACGGTTTAACGGATTTTGACCTGTCTGCGGCGATGCACGCACACCGCCGCGGTGGTGCGGTGGCCACCCTGCTTTTGACACGTGTGGAATGCCCGCTCGGCTACGGTGTCGTCGAGATCGATGTGAATGGGCGAATCACTGGGTTTGTGGAAAAACCTCAGACTTTCGAACGCGATAGGACGTATTTGGTAAATACGGGGATTTACATTCTCGAGCCGTCGATATTCCAGTGGATCCCGGCGGACAGACCGTACGATTTCGGGCGCGAGTTGTTCCCGCTGCTTCTCGAACAAGGGGTGGCGATGCAAGGGTATGTGTCAGCTGGGTACTGGTCCGACGTGGGGACGCTCCAACAGTACTACCAAACGCAAATCGATATGCTTAATGGCCGCGTCAAGGTCAACCTCCCCGTGGAAGTGGCCAGTGTACGATAA
- a CDS encoding DUF1957 domain-containing protein — MTLGYLNLVLHAHLPYVRHPEREDRIEERWLFEALTETYIPLLQVFHGLLDDGVDFRVTMSLSPPLISMLADELLQTRYRRHMANLLALCESEQTRTADDPARRSLAKEYQRRFEQVVQFFEDYSGNILPAFAQLHQAGKLELITSAATHAFLPYLRTQAAIEAQIATAVDCFITHLGFRPKGIWLPECAYDARVEASLQRHGIRYFFTDTHGLTSATPAPVFGTFAPVVTPSGLAAFARDEESSRQVWSSTEGYPGDYDYREYYRDIGFDLPEQDLQPFAHKEGIRLNTGIKYYRITGQTGEKALYDFHLAREKAATHAGNFLFNRTQQVAYAKSRMGRLPVVTAPYDAELFGHWWYEGPIFLDMLFRKMHYDQTEIKSITPSEYLDMYGDFQLATLDFSTWGRGGYGDVWLQGDNDWIYPALHDCELQMTRLADAYVHPSSLVRRALNQAARELMLAESSDFAFIMDSKTTVDYAVERTKQHVNRFRHLCSMLDQRDIDVSYVSDAEALSPIFPNLDYRCFQSNPQHAADLPDRDVVRVLLLSWEFPPMTVGGLARHVYDLSRHLVEQGCEVHVVTTAVDGYPLDEIVEGVHVHRVRVAQPDGGEFIHFVLQLNLAMLARCRQMIEVEGYQFNVIHAHDWLVGEVACLLKQHYGIPLIATIHATEHGRNHGISTDVQRHIHHIEWRLTYEASEVIVCSTYMLHELMDVFALPGEKVHVIPNGVDRRLLESAKGHRTPDDVCEERPIILFIGRLVREKGVHVLLDAASDILQDVPDARVVILGQGPMQQALRDQSERLGLGHCVEFWGFVDDDTRNDLFHRARVAVFPSLYEPFGIVALEAMAAGVPVVVSDVGGLCDIVRHEHNGLKAYAGDAASLSCQIKRLLFDPNLSHSLSTVAEQELSRFDWRRIAEHTIQVYGCVVVKASTVEAPTA, encoded by the coding sequence ATGACCTTGGGATATCTCAACCTAGTTCTCCACGCACATTTGCCATACGTTCGCCATCCGGAGAGAGAGGATAGGATAGAAGAGCGCTGGCTGTTCGAGGCGCTCACAGAAACCTACATCCCGCTGTTGCAAGTCTTCCACGGCCTCCTTGACGACGGCGTCGACTTTCGAGTGACCATGTCGCTGTCGCCGCCGCTGATTTCGATGCTAGCGGACGAACTACTGCAAACTCGATACCGCAGGCACATGGCGAACCTACTTGCGCTGTGCGAGTCTGAGCAGACGCGTACGGCGGACGATCCGGCCCGCCGTAGCCTCGCAAAGGAGTATCAGCGGCGCTTTGAACAGGTCGTTCAGTTCTTTGAGGACTATTCGGGAAACATCCTGCCCGCGTTTGCGCAACTTCACCAGGCGGGCAAGCTGGAATTGATCACGTCTGCCGCAACCCACGCATTTCTCCCATACCTCAGGACTCAGGCAGCCATCGAGGCACAGATCGCGACTGCCGTTGACTGCTTTATCACGCACCTCGGCTTTCGCCCGAAAGGTATATGGCTACCTGAGTGCGCTTATGACGCGCGAGTCGAGGCCAGTCTCCAACGCCACGGCATCCGTTACTTCTTTACGGATACGCATGGGCTGACGAGTGCGACCCCGGCGCCTGTATTCGGTACGTTTGCGCCTGTGGTGACGCCCTCTGGACTGGCTGCATTCGCGCGAGACGAAGAGTCGTCGCGACAGGTTTGGAGTTCGACGGAGGGGTATCCAGGCGATTATGATTACCGGGAGTATTACCGCGATATCGGATTTGATCTCCCCGAACAAGATTTACAACCCTTTGCTCATAAAGAGGGTATCCGCCTCAACACCGGCATCAAGTACTATCGAATCACAGGCCAGACAGGAGAGAAGGCGTTATACGACTTCCACCTCGCCCGTGAAAAGGCGGCCACGCACGCCGGTAACTTTCTGTTTAATAGAACGCAGCAGGTTGCCTATGCCAAGAGCCGGATGGGCCGCCTGCCTGTCGTGACCGCGCCATACGATGCGGAGCTGTTTGGCCATTGGTGGTATGAAGGCCCCATCTTCCTCGACATGCTGTTTCGAAAGATGCATTACGACCAGACAGAGATCAAATCGATCACGCCGTCCGAGTACCTGGACATGTACGGCGATTTCCAATTGGCGACACTCGACTTCTCCACCTGGGGAAGGGGTGGGTACGGCGACGTCTGGCTGCAAGGGGACAATGATTGGATCTATCCGGCCTTGCACGACTGCGAACTGCAGATGACGAGGTTGGCCGATGCGTATGTACACCCCTCGTCACTCGTGCGCCGGGCGTTGAACCAAGCCGCACGCGAGTTGATGTTGGCAGAGAGTAGTGATTTCGCCTTCATCATGGACAGCAAAACGACCGTCGATTACGCCGTTGAGCGGACCAAACAGCATGTCAACCGATTCCGCCACCTCTGTTCGATGCTCGATCAGCGCGACATCGACGTCTCTTACGTTTCGGATGCGGAGGCACTGAGCCCCATTTTCCCGAACCTAGACTATCGGTGCTTTCAGTCTAATCCACAGCATGCTGCCGACCTACCTGACAGGGACGTCGTGCGCGTCTTGCTCCTCTCGTGGGAGTTTCCACCGATGACAGTTGGCGGCCTGGCGCGACACGTCTATGACCTCAGCCGCCACCTGGTCGAACAAGGGTGCGAGGTTCACGTCGTGACTACAGCAGTGGACGGTTACCCATTGGACGAAATCGTCGAAGGCGTTCATGTTCACCGCGTGCGAGTTGCGCAGCCGGATGGTGGAGAGTTTATCCACTTCGTGCTGCAACTCAATTTGGCCATGCTTGCGCGATGCCGCCAAATGATTGAAGTCGAGGGCTACCAATTCAACGTCATACACGCCCACGACTGGCTTGTCGGCGAAGTTGCGTGCCTACTCAAGCAACACTACGGCATTCCCTTGATCGCGACGATTCACGCGACGGAGCACGGACGAAATCACGGTATTTCAACGGACGTCCAGCGACACATTCACCATATCGAGTGGAGGCTGACGTACGAGGCGTCGGAAGTGATTGTCTGCAGCACCTATATGCTGCACGAATTGATGGATGTGTTCGCGCTCCCGGGCGAGAAGGTCCACGTCATTCCGAACGGCGTCGACAGACGGCTATTGGAGAGTGCGAAGGGTCATCGAACACCCGACGATGTTTGTGAGGAGCGACCGATCATTCTCTTTATCGGGCGGCTGGTCCGGGAGAAAGGCGTTCACGTTCTGCTAGACGCTGCGTCGGACATCCTGCAGGATGTGCCCGACGCGCGCGTTGTCATTCTCGGGCAAGGACCCATGCAACAGGCCCTGAGGGATCAGTCTGAGCGATTGGGCCTTGGTCATTGCGTCGAGTTTTGGGGCTTTGTCGACGATGACACGAGAAACGACCTGTTCCACCGCGCCCGGGTGGCCGTGTTCCCGAGTCTCTACGAACCGTTCGGCATTGTGGCCCTGGAGGCGATGGCGGCCGGCGTGCCTGTCGTCGTGTCCGACGTTGGAGGGCTTTGTGATATCGTCCGCCATGAACACAACGGATTGAAGGCCTACGCCGGTGACGCGGCCTCCCTATCGTGCCAAATTAAGCGTCTGCTGTTCGATCCCAACCTCTCTCACAGTCTATCTACGGTCGCAGAGCAGGAGCTCAGTCGCTTTGATTGGCGGCGGATCGCCGAGCACACAATCCAAGTGTACGGCTGCGTCGTTGTGAAGGCGTCCACTGTAGAGGCGCCGACCGCGTAA